One genomic segment of Brassica napus cultivar Da-Ae chromosome A3, Da-Ae, whole genome shotgun sequence includes these proteins:
- the LOC106441141 gene encoding protein IN CHLOROPLAST ATPASE BIOGENESIS, chloroplastic-like isoform X1: protein MSSLFTPFSALPLRHTRATVSCCSSGHVSFIKEVAVTEPPTHLHHLLKVLQTRGETIISPGAKQGLIPLAIPLSKDSSGSVTALLRWPTAPPGYDILVRSFLVTLNYMLFEFNLLLSKNRLDMPVVEVWRSGVRLIARNVDEYIHRILVQEDAQEMSELYIASAEAGEKLYKKGAFAESQIDNLDVYVLKKVGLFPDVLEKKVLRHFDEGDHVSAMVTGEFYTRKDLFPGFGRPFVYYANILQKVGRDSEAKEAARVALKSPWWTLGCPYEEVASIAQWEDEQIEFIREKVSDEGRFEDLKKGKDPIQVALDVAAFLLDLASIEGTWSESLHHIAKCYEEAGLKDMSNFILYTDDK from the exons ATGAGTTCGCTGTTCACTCCTTTCTCTGCTCTCCCTTTGCGCCATACGAGAGCTACTGTCTCCTGTTGCTCCTCTG GGCATGTATCATTTATCAAAGAAGTAGCTGTCACTGAACCTCCAACGCATCTTCATCACTTACTCAAAGTTCTTCAAACAAGag GTGAAACCATCATATCTCCTGGAGCTAAGCAGGGACTCATCCCCCTTGCTATTCCGCTTTCTAAGGACTcttcag GCTCTGTTACTGCGCTTCTGAGATGGCCTACTGCTCCACCAGGGTATGACATTTTGGTCAGATCATTCTTGGTAACTCTTAATTACATGTTGTTTGAATTTAACCTTTTGTTATCCAAGAACAGATTGGATATGCCTGTTGTTGAAGTTTGGAGGAGTGGTGTCCGGCTTATAGCTAGAAAT GTAGATGAGTATATTCACCGGATTCTTGTTCAAGAAGATGCCCAAGAGATGTCTGAACTTTACATTGCTTCAGCTGAGGCAGGCGAGAAGCTTTACAAAAAGGGTGCTTTTGCTGAATCTCAGATTGATAATCTCGATGTCTATGTCTTAAAGAAG GTTGGTCTGTTTCCTGATGTGTTGGAGAAGAAAGTATTACGGCATTTCGATGAAGGAGATCAT gTTTCAGCTATGGTGACAGGAGAATTCTACACAAGGAAAGATCTGTTTCCCGGATTTGGACGGCCTTTTGTGTATTATGCAAATATACTGCAGAA GGTTGGACGTGATTCAGAAGCAAAAGAAGCGGCTAGAGTAGCACTGAAGTCACCTTGGTGGACTTTAGGATGTCCTTATGAG GAGGTTGCTAGTATTGCACAATGGGAAGATGAGCAAATCGAATTCATAAGAGAGAAAGTGAGTGATGAAGGTCGTTTTGAGGATTTGAAGAAAGGTAAAGATCCCATCCAAGTTGCTTTGGATGTTGCTGCTTTTCTCTTGGACTTGGCATCTATTGAAGGAACATGGTCTGAATCTTTGCACCATATTGCTAAATGTTATGAAGAGGCTGGATTAAAGGACATGTCTAACTTCATTTTGTACACAGATgacaaatga
- the LOC111214511 gene encoding probable E3 ubiquitin ligase SUD1: MLQMVDDSWRAKFERVKEDGFSRLQGLWVLREIVFPVVMKLLTALCVPYVLARGVFPMLGCTLVVNSAVYRFAWIGYLSASLLCFCVKRCQVWFRNLHNSIRDDRYIIGQRLHNSGEEAAALAIKKNQSSEVAGDGGLRRAI, from the coding sequence ATGCTTCAGATGGTGGATGATAGCTGGAGAGCAAAGtttgagagagtaaaagaaGATGGCTTCTCAAGGCTTCAGGGGTTATGGGTACTGAGAGAGATTGTATTCCCGGTCGTGATGAAACTGCTAACGGCACTATGCGTGCCTTATGTCCTGGCGAGAGGAGTGTTCCCAATGCTCGGATGTACGCTAGTTGTGAACTCGGCGGTCTACAGATTCGCTTGGATAGGTTATCTCTCGGCGAGCCTCTTGTGCTTCTGTGTAAAAAGATGCCAAGTCTGGTTCAGAAACCTTCACAACTCTATCCGTGATGATCGTTATATCATTGGTCAGAGACTCCATAACTCTGGGGAGGAAGCTGCTGCTTTGGCTATAAAGAAAAACCAAAGCAGTGAAGTTGCAGGAGATGGTGGACTTAGACGTGCAATCTAA
- the LOC106441140 gene encoding probable E3 ubiquitin ligase SUD1 codes for MDYATKVSIHIDDEDDEEEVCRICRNPGDADTPLRYPCACSGSIKFVHEDCLLQWLSFSKARHCEVCKHSFSFSPLYAENAPTRLPFHEFAVGVAMKACNSRLPRLSFVLCVWLLTVPFVTFWMWRLSFLRRFGEMSTTVVLSDCLLGFILSASIMFVIREAASFRDYFRHLRVSLYELVGLEGPLFRLVENAFSVLASNMLFIGGVIFVPFTLGRVILYHFADTGLSLRNILTLSLNNVLTAAVSISNLTNNGQLTEMVKVNGSELSGAINNTLFVAAGLSSTLYDVTTLTAGYMFIVFLVLIYLGITALIRYFKDEPLTVEGVYGIAWIVETVSPLLGQFLVVMRLGIRLASFLVVMFGVFPLMCGWWLDVCTVTMFGQTMSYRLQFLSVSPLASSLVHWVVGAVYDWYSLILENLLRQVLRPEVLYFLYGPEDDDDEETIRYLIHDPVHKIARDGFLSGAQYGSWIVLLVFLPVKLAIWMAPSVFPLDISVSDPFTEIPAGILLLTICTPFIIEHFSIQTTVVSLLRCWFTCVGWALGLTDFLLLKPEDNRNDEPGRQNIEQVLHVVEPDMAMAAHPAPDDPKRSLLQEYNLQLRITLLLLVASVTLLLVHSTLIVAPVSLGRTLFNAIPVLPRTHGIKCNDLYAFFIGTYVFWTTISGAMYAVEHVKSERSSVLLSQIWKWCGIVIKSSVLLGIWVSGLLYWLFSYQLFLRHSKLI; via the exons ATGGATTACGCAACCAAAGTATCGATTCACATTGATGACGAAGACGATGAGGAGGAGGTTTGCAGGATTTGCAGAAACCCAGGGGATGCGGATACTCCGCTTCGGTACCCGTGCGCTTGCAGCGGTAGCATCAAGTTCGTTCACGAGGATTGCCTCCTTCAGTGGCTTAGCTTCTCCAAAGCTCGTCACTGCGAGGTTTGCAAGCACAGTTTCTCATTCTCGCCGCTTTACGCTGAAAACGCTCCCACGAGGCTCCCTTTTCACGAGTTCGCTGTTGGCGTTGCGATGAAAGCTTGCAATAGCCGTCTTCCGCGGTTGAGCTTCGTGCTTTGCGTCTGGCTTCTCACCGTTCCTTTCGTTACGTTTTGGATGTGGAGATTGTCTTTCCTGCGGCGTTTTGGTGAAATGTCCACCACGGTTGTTCTCAGTGATTGTTTGCTTGGGTTTATACTATCAGCGAGTATCATGTTCGTTATCCGTGAAGCGGCGTCGTTTAGGGATTACTTTAGGCATTTGAGAGTTTCATTGTATGAGCTGGTTGGATTGGAGGGTCCGTTGTTTCGTTTGGTTGAGAATGCATTTAGT GTCCTGGCAAGCAATATGTTATTCATTGGTGGTGTCATCTTTGTTCCCTTCACACTTGGACGGGTTATATTGTACCATTTTGCTGATACTGGTCTATCGTTGAGAAATATTTTAACTCTGAGTCTGAACAATGTGCTGACTGCTGCTGTCTCGATCTCGAATTTGACTAACAATGGTCAGCTCACAGAAATGGTGAAAGTCAATGGAAGTGAATTGAGTGGAGCAATCAATAATACACTATTTGTTGCTGCTGGTCTCTCATCAACGCTATATGATGTTACAACTCTGACTGCTGGGTATATGTTTATTGTCTTTCTGGTGTTAATTTACCTTGGAATCACTGCGCTGATTCGATATTTCAAGGATGAGCCATTGACTGTTGAGGGAGTTTATGGGATCGCTTGGATAGTAGAAACTGTGTCACCTCTCCTTGGGCAGTTCTTGGTAGTAATGAGACTAGGAATCAGACTTGCCTCTTTTTTGGTCGTCATGTTTGGCGTCTTCCCCCTCATGTGCGGGTGGTGGCTAGATGTTTGCACGGTTACAATGTTTGGTCAAACAATGTCCTACAGACTACAGTTTTTATCAGTTTCTCCACTTGCAAGCTCACTTGTTCATTGGGTTGTTGGAGCCGTGTACGACTGGTATTCACTAATATTGGAGAACCTTCTTCGACAG GTTCTTCGCCCTGAAGTTTTGTATTTCCTTTATGGTccggaagatgatgatgatgaggagacAATCCGTTATTTGATTCATGATCCAGTACACAAGATTGCTCGGGATGGTTTCTTATCTGGTGCACAGTATGGGAGTTGGATTGTCTTGCTGGTGTTTTTACCAGTTAAACTTGCGATATGGATGGCTCCTTCAGTCTTCCCTCTCGACATATC TGTATCGGACCCTTTCACTGAGATTCCTGCCGGCATTCTCCTGCTTACAATATGCACACCATTTATCATCGAGCATTTTAGTATCCAGACCACAGTTGTGTCCCTTCTACGGTGCTGGTTCACATGCGTCGGTTGGGCCCTTGGTTTGACAGATTTTCTCTTGCTAAAACCAGAGGACAACCGAAATGATGAACCAGGAAGGCAGAACATAGAACAAGTGTTGCATGTCGTTGAGCCTGACATGGCCATGGCTGCTCATCCAGCCCCTGATGACCCAAAAAGAAGTCTCCTCCAAGA GTACAACTTGCAGCTCCGGATAACCCTTCTTCTACTTGTTGCATCGGTTACTCTTCTTCTGGTCCATTCTACATTGATTGTTGCACCAGTTTCTCTTGGTCGTACTCTGTTTAACGCCATCCCAGTTCTCCCAAGAACGCATGGAATCAAATGCAATG ATTTGTATGCTTTCTTCATTGGCACGTATGTCTTTTGGACTACCATATCTGGTGCCATGTATGCTGTCGAGCACGTCAAGTCAGAGAGGAGTTCAGTCTTGCTTAGCCAAATATGGAAATGGTGTGGGATTGTCATCAAGAGCTCGGTGCTTTTAGGCATATGGGTAAGTGGTTTGTTATACTGGTTGTTTTCTTATCAGCTTTTTTTGAGACACTCCAAACTCATTTGA
- the LOC106441142 gene encoding caffeoyl-CoA O-methyltransferase 1: MATTTTEATKTSPTNGEDKQSQNLRHQEVGHKSLLQSDDLYQYILETSVYPREPESMKELREVTAKHPWNIMTTSADEGQFLNMLIKLVNAKNTMEIGVYTGYSLLATALALPEDGKILAMDVNRENYELGLPIIEKAGVAHKIDFREGPALPVLDELVADEKNHGTYDFIFVDADKDNYINYHKRLIDLVKVGGVIGYDNTLWNGSVVAPPDAPMRKYVRYYRDFVIELNKALAADPRIEICMLPVGDGITICRRIN, from the exons ATGGCGACGACAACAACAGAAGCAACGAAGACATCTCCCACTAACGGAGAAGACAAGCAATCTCAGAATCTCCGACACCAAGAAGTCGGTCACAAGAGTCTCTTACAGAGCGACGATCTCTACCAG TATATTCTGGAGACGAGTGTGTATCCAAGAGAACCAGAATCAATGAAAGAACTCAGGGAAGTGACAGCAAAACACCCTTGGAACATAATGACAACATCGGCAGATGAAGGACAGTTTCTCAACATGCTCATCAAGCTCGTTAACGCCAAGAACACAATGGAGATCGGCGTTTACACTGGCTACTCTCTCCTCGCCACCGCTCTTGCTCTCCCTGAAGACGGCaaa ATTCTGGCTATGGACGTTAACAGAGAGAACTACGAGTTGGGTTTGCCGATTATCGAGAAAGCTGGCGTTGCTCACAAGATCGACTTCAGGGAAGGCCCTGCTCTTCCTGTTCTTGATGAACTCGTTGCTGAC GAGAAGAACCATGGAACGTATGACTTTATATTCGTTGATGCTGACAAAGACAACTATATCAACTACCATAAACGTTTGATCGATCTTGTGAAAGTTGGAGGAGTGATAGGCTACGACAACACTCTGTGGAACGGCTCTGTCGTGGCTCCTCCTGATGCGCCAATGAGGAAGTACGTTCGTTACTACAGAGACTTTGTTATTGAGCTTAACAAGGCTCTTGCTGCTGACCCTAGGATTGAGATCTGCATGCTCCCTGTTGGTGATGGAATCACTATCTGCCGTCGGATCAATTGA
- the LOC106441141 gene encoding protein IN CHLOROPLAST ATPASE BIOGENESIS, chloroplastic-like isoform X2, with protein MSSLFTPFSALPLRHTRATVSCCSSGHVSFIKEVAVTEPPTHLHHLLKVLQTRGETIISPGAKQGLIPLAIPLSKDSSGSVTALLRWPTAPPGLDMPVVEVWRSGVRLIARNVDEYIHRILVQEDAQEMSELYIASAEAGEKLYKKGAFAESQIDNLDVYVLKKVGLFPDVLEKKVLRHFDEGDHVSAMVTGEFYTRKDLFPGFGRPFVYYANILQKVGRDSEAKEAARVALKSPWWTLGCPYEEVASIAQWEDEQIEFIREKVSDEGRFEDLKKGKDPIQVALDVAAFLLDLASIEGTWSESLHHIAKCYEEAGLKDMSNFILYTDDK; from the exons ATGAGTTCGCTGTTCACTCCTTTCTCTGCTCTCCCTTTGCGCCATACGAGAGCTACTGTCTCCTGTTGCTCCTCTG GGCATGTATCATTTATCAAAGAAGTAGCTGTCACTGAACCTCCAACGCATCTTCATCACTTACTCAAAGTTCTTCAAACAAGag GTGAAACCATCATATCTCCTGGAGCTAAGCAGGGACTCATCCCCCTTGCTATTCCGCTTTCTAAGGACTcttcag GCTCTGTTACTGCGCTTCTGAGATGGCCTACTGCTCCACCAGG ATTGGATATGCCTGTTGTTGAAGTTTGGAGGAGTGGTGTCCGGCTTATAGCTAGAAAT GTAGATGAGTATATTCACCGGATTCTTGTTCAAGAAGATGCCCAAGAGATGTCTGAACTTTACATTGCTTCAGCTGAGGCAGGCGAGAAGCTTTACAAAAAGGGTGCTTTTGCTGAATCTCAGATTGATAATCTCGATGTCTATGTCTTAAAGAAG GTTGGTCTGTTTCCTGATGTGTTGGAGAAGAAAGTATTACGGCATTTCGATGAAGGAGATCAT gTTTCAGCTATGGTGACAGGAGAATTCTACACAAGGAAAGATCTGTTTCCCGGATTTGGACGGCCTTTTGTGTATTATGCAAATATACTGCAGAA GGTTGGACGTGATTCAGAAGCAAAAGAAGCGGCTAGAGTAGCACTGAAGTCACCTTGGTGGACTTTAGGATGTCCTTATGAG GAGGTTGCTAGTATTGCACAATGGGAAGATGAGCAAATCGAATTCATAAGAGAGAAAGTGAGTGATGAAGGTCGTTTTGAGGATTTGAAGAAAGGTAAAGATCCCATCCAAGTTGCTTTGGATGTTGCTGCTTTTCTCTTGGACTTGGCATCTATTGAAGGAACATGGTCTGAATCTTTGCACCATATTGCTAAATGTTATGAAGAGGCTGGATTAAAGGACATGTCTAACTTCATTTTGTACACAGATgacaaatga
- the LOC106441143 gene encoding methylcrotonoyl-CoA carboxylase beta chain, mitochondrial-like isoform X2: MLRLLGRRAVSASQELTSVHQWRIRTDSKPDPFRIFRGLLQKGFCVGVLPDGVDRKSEAFSSNSIAMEGILSQLRSHITKVLAGGGEDAVKRNRSRNKLLPRERIDKLLDPGHELYEDPLPSGGIITGIGPIHGHLCMFMANDPTVKGGTYYPITIKKHLRAQEIAARCRLPCIYLVDSGGAYLPKQSEVFPDKENFGRVFYNESVMSSEGIPQIAIVLGSCTAGGAYIPAMADESVMVKGNGTIFLAGPPLVKAATGEVVSAEDLGGATVHCNVSGVSDYFAQDELHGLAIGRNIVKNLHMAAKQGKEGSKNVEYKEPLYDITELRSIAPVDHKQQFDVRSIIARIVDGSEFDEFKKQYGTTLVTGFARIYGQTVGIIGNNGILFNESALKGAHFIELCSQRKIPLVFLQNITGFMVGSRAEANGIAKSGAKMVMAVSCAKVPKITIITGASFGAGNYAMCGRAFSPDFMFMWPNARIGIMGGPQAAGVLSQIERATKKRQGVKWTEEEEEEFKKKTVDAYEREASAYFSTARLWDDGVIDPSDTRKVLGLCLSAASNRPPEDTRFGVFRM, from the exons ATGTTAAGGCTTTTGGGGAGAAGGGCAGTTTCAGCTTCTCAAGAGCTTACTAGTGTTCATCAATGGAGGATCCGAACCGATTCAAAGCCAGATCCTTTTCGGATCTTCCGGGGACTACTACAAAAGGGTTTCTGCGTTGGAGTTCTCCCTGACGGAGTTGACAGAAAGTCTGAGGCTTTTTCTAGCAACTCTATCGCCATGGAAGGAATCTTATCCCAGCTTCGCTCCCACATTACAAAG GTATTAGCTGGAGGTGGAGAGGATGCGGTGAAGAGGAACAGAAGTAGAAACAAGCTTTTGCCTAGAGAAAGGATTGATAAGCTTCTTGATCCTG GACATGAACTGTACGAGGACCCTTTACCATCAGGCGGCATCATCACAGGGATAGGACCAATCCATGGCCATCTCTGTATGTTCATGGCAAACGATCCCACAGTCAAAGGAGGGACTTACTATCCCATAACCATCAAGAAACATCTCAGGGCACAAGAGATTGCTGCTCGGTGCAGACTCCCTTGCATATACCTAGTTGACAGCGGAGGCGCTTACCTTCCGAAACAGTCAGAGGTTTTCCCTGACAAGGAGAATTTCGGTAGAGTTTTCTACAACGAGTCTGTTATGTCATCAGAAGGGATCCCACAGATCGCCATTGTCTTAGGCTCGTGCACTGCCGGTGGTGCTTATATCCCTGCCATGGCTGATGAGAGTGTGATGGTGAAAGGGAATGGTACCATATTTTTGGCTGGACCTCCTCTTGTGAAG GCTGCCACAGGAGAGGTAGTCTCAGCTGAAGACTTAGGAGGCGCCACGGTTCACTGTAATGTCTCTGGTGTCTCTGATTATTTTGCTCAAG ACGAGCTGCATGGACTCGCTATTGGAAGAAACATTGTCAAGAATCTGCACATGGCGGCAAAACAAGGGAAGGAAGGAAGCAAAAACGTTGAATACAAGGAACCGCTCTATGACATAACCGAGCTTAGGTCCATTGCTCCTGTAGACCACAAGCAGCAGTTTGATGTCCGGTCTATCATTGCTCGGATTGTTGATGGGAGTGAGTTTGATGAGTTCAAGAAACAATACGGCACT ACGCTTGTGACAGGTTTCGCTAGAATATATGGTCAGACGGTGGGGATCATAGGAAACAATGGCATACTGTTCAATGAATCTGCGTTAAAAGGAGCTCACTTCATCGAGTTATGTTCTCAGCGTAAAATCCCTCTTGTTTTCCTACAGAACATCACAGGCTTTATG gtgGGTTCAAGAGCTGAGGCTAATGGAATTGCTAAATCTGGAGCTAAAATGGTGATGGCAGTCTCTTGTGCTAAGGTACCAAAGATAACTATTATAACGGGTGCAAGCTTTGGTGCTGGAAACTATGCTATGTGTGGCCGTGCGTTTAGTCCAGACTTCATGTTCATGTGGCCAAACGCTAGAATTGGCATCATGGGAGGTCCTCAG GCAGCTGGTGTTTTAAGTCAGATCGAAAGGGCTACCAAGAAGAGACAAGGAGTAAAG TGGacggaggaagaggaagaagagttcAAGAAGAAAACGGTGGATGCGTATGAGAGAGAGGCAAGTGCTTACTTCTCAACGGCGAGGCTTTGGGATGATGGAGTGATTGATCCATCTGACACAAGAAAGGTTTTGGGACTTTGTCTCTCTGCTGCTTCGAACCGTCCTCCTGAAGATACTCGTTTTGGTGTGTTTAGAATGTAA
- the LOC106441143 gene encoding methylcrotonoyl-CoA carboxylase beta chain, mitochondrial-like isoform X1, whose protein sequence is MLRLLGRRAVSASQELTSVHQWRIRTDSKPDPFRIFRGLLQKGFCVGVLPDGVDRKSEAFSSNSIAMEGILSQLRSHITKVLAGGGEDAVKRNRSRNKLLPRERIDKLLDPGSSFLELSQLAGHELYEDPLPSGGIITGIGPIHGHLCMFMANDPTVKGGTYYPITIKKHLRAQEIAARCRLPCIYLVDSGGAYLPKQSEVFPDKENFGRVFYNESVMSSEGIPQIAIVLGSCTAGGAYIPAMADESVMVKGNGTIFLAGPPLVKAATGEVVSAEDLGGATVHCNVSGVSDYFAQDELHGLAIGRNIVKNLHMAAKQGKEGSKNVEYKEPLYDITELRSIAPVDHKQQFDVRSIIARIVDGSEFDEFKKQYGTTLVTGFARIYGQTVGIIGNNGILFNESALKGAHFIELCSQRKIPLVFLQNITGFMVGSRAEANGIAKSGAKMVMAVSCAKVPKITIITGASFGAGNYAMCGRAFSPDFMFMWPNARIGIMGGPQAAGVLSQIERATKKRQGVKWTEEEEEEFKKKTVDAYEREASAYFSTARLWDDGVIDPSDTRKVLGLCLSAASNRPPEDTRFGVFRM, encoded by the exons ATGTTAAGGCTTTTGGGGAGAAGGGCAGTTTCAGCTTCTCAAGAGCTTACTAGTGTTCATCAATGGAGGATCCGAACCGATTCAAAGCCAGATCCTTTTCGGATCTTCCGGGGACTACTACAAAAGGGTTTCTGCGTTGGAGTTCTCCCTGACGGAGTTGACAGAAAGTCTGAGGCTTTTTCTAGCAACTCTATCGCCATGGAAGGAATCTTATCCCAGCTTCGCTCCCACATTACAAAG GTATTAGCTGGAGGTGGAGAGGATGCGGTGAAGAGGAACAGAAGTAGAAACAAGCTTTTGCCTAGAGAAAGGATTGATAAGCTTCTTGATCCTGGTTCGTCCTTCTTGGAGCTCTCTCAG CTTGCAGGACATGAACTGTACGAGGACCCTTTACCATCAGGCGGCATCATCACAGGGATAGGACCAATCCATGGCCATCTCTGTATGTTCATGGCAAACGATCCCACAGTCAAAGGAGGGACTTACTATCCCATAACCATCAAGAAACATCTCAGGGCACAAGAGATTGCTGCTCGGTGCAGACTCCCTTGCATATACCTAGTTGACAGCGGAGGCGCTTACCTTCCGAAACAGTCAGAGGTTTTCCCTGACAAGGAGAATTTCGGTAGAGTTTTCTACAACGAGTCTGTTATGTCATCAGAAGGGATCCCACAGATCGCCATTGTCTTAGGCTCGTGCACTGCCGGTGGTGCTTATATCCCTGCCATGGCTGATGAGAGTGTGATGGTGAAAGGGAATGGTACCATATTTTTGGCTGGACCTCCTCTTGTGAAG GCTGCCACAGGAGAGGTAGTCTCAGCTGAAGACTTAGGAGGCGCCACGGTTCACTGTAATGTCTCTGGTGTCTCTGATTATTTTGCTCAAG ACGAGCTGCATGGACTCGCTATTGGAAGAAACATTGTCAAGAATCTGCACATGGCGGCAAAACAAGGGAAGGAAGGAAGCAAAAACGTTGAATACAAGGAACCGCTCTATGACATAACCGAGCTTAGGTCCATTGCTCCTGTAGACCACAAGCAGCAGTTTGATGTCCGGTCTATCATTGCTCGGATTGTTGATGGGAGTGAGTTTGATGAGTTCAAGAAACAATACGGCACT ACGCTTGTGACAGGTTTCGCTAGAATATATGGTCAGACGGTGGGGATCATAGGAAACAATGGCATACTGTTCAATGAATCTGCGTTAAAAGGAGCTCACTTCATCGAGTTATGTTCTCAGCGTAAAATCCCTCTTGTTTTCCTACAGAACATCACAGGCTTTATG gtgGGTTCAAGAGCTGAGGCTAATGGAATTGCTAAATCTGGAGCTAAAATGGTGATGGCAGTCTCTTGTGCTAAGGTACCAAAGATAACTATTATAACGGGTGCAAGCTTTGGTGCTGGAAACTATGCTATGTGTGGCCGTGCGTTTAGTCCAGACTTCATGTTCATGTGGCCAAACGCTAGAATTGGCATCATGGGAGGTCCTCAG GCAGCTGGTGTTTTAAGTCAGATCGAAAGGGCTACCAAGAAGAGACAAGGAGTAAAG TGGacggaggaagaggaagaagagttcAAGAAGAAAACGGTGGATGCGTATGAGAGAGAGGCAAGTGCTTACTTCTCAACGGCGAGGCTTTGGGATGATGGAGTGATTGATCCATCTGACACAAGAAAGGTTTTGGGACTTTGTCTCTCTGCTGCTTCGAACCGTCCTCCTGAAGATACTCGTTTTGGTGTGTTTAGAATGTAA
- the LOC106441139 gene encoding CBS domain-containing protein CBSX2, chloroplastic, with amino-acid sequence MGSISLSNSLPIPRLPLHTSSLNPCLPSSFSLPSRRSTFSPLVSASAVFAAPSGVNNSVPGKNGGYTVGDFMTGKQHLHVVKPSTSVDDALELLVEKKVTGLPVIDDDWNLVGVVSDYDLLALDSISGRSSQNDTNMFPNVDSSWKTFNELQKLISKTHGKVVGDLMTPSPLVVRGSTNLEDAARLLLETKFRRLPVVNSDGKLIGILTRGNVVRAALQIKRETENST; translated from the exons ATGGGTTCGATCTCTCTGTCAAATTCTCTGCCCATACCGCGACTTCCACTACATACATCATCACTCAATCCATGCCTTCCTTCATccttctctcttccttctcGTCGCTCCACTTTTTCACCGCTAGTCTCGGCCTCTGCCGTCTTCGCAGCTCCTTCCGGCGTTAATAACTCTGTTCCT GGTAAAAACGGGGGTTACACAGTTGGTGATTTCATGACAGGGAAACAGCATCTTCATGTTGTTAAGCCCTCAACATCGGTTGATGATG CATTGGAACTTCTGGTTGAGAAGAAAGTCACGGGCTTGCCTGTAATTGATGATGATTGGAATCTG GTTGGCGTTGTTTCTGATTACGACTTGCTTGCACTTGACTCCATTTCTG GCCGGAGCAGCCAAAATGATACAAACATGTTCCCTAACGTGGACAGTTCGTGGAAA ACATTTAACGAACTCCAGAAGCTGATAAGCAAGACACATGGGAAAGTAGTTGGAGATTTGATGACGCCTTCTCCTCTTGTTGTCCGTGGTTCTACCAATTTAGAAGATGCTGCCAG GTTGCTACTGGAAACAAAGTTCAGAAGGTTACCAGTCGTGAATTCAGATGGAAAACTG attgggATCCTAACAAGGGGGAACGTTGTAAGGGCTGCACTGCAGATCAAGCGGGAAACCGAGAACTCAACCTAG
- the LOC106441138 gene encoding leucine-rich repeat extensin-like protein 3 has protein sequence MSTMSGIQGQILEVTVVGCQKLKDTEWFSRQDPYVVLEYSGTRHRTRTCTDGGKNAVFQEKFMFTLLEGLRDLKVAVWNSNTLSTDDFIGNATIQLQKVLSQGYDDCTWTLQTKTGRFAGEVRLILHYAGAKKQNYGSAPSAPPYAPQVPQYSAPPAPSPYSSPPYAGPSPYPQGQYSQPQSAYPPVSAYPPQPSAYPPPPSTAYPPAPSAYPPGPSAYPPGPSAFPPPPPSSAAYPPPPYPPQPSPYYPQGPYPGQYPPPPY, from the exons atGTCGACGATGTCGGGTATTCAAGGCCAGATCCTCGAGGTCACTG TGGTTGGTTGCCAGAAACTGAAAGACACGGAATGGTTCTCGAGGCAAGATCCATACGTTGTCCTCGAGTATAGCGGCACTAGGCACCGTACCCGAACCTGCACAG ATGGTGGGAAGAACGCAGTGTTTCAAGAGAAGTTTATGTTCACTTTGCTTGAAGGACTTAGGGATCTTAAAGTTGCTGTTTGGAATAGTAACACTCTCTCCACTGATGACTTCATTGGCAATGCTAC GATTCAGTTGCAGAAGGTTCTTTCTCAAGGATACGACGACTGTACCTGGACTCTTCAGACCAAAACTGGCAG ATTTGCGGGAGAAGTAAGACTAATACTGCATTATGCAGGCGCAAAG AAACAAAATTACGGGTCTGCGCCATCAGCACCACCATATGCCCCTCAAGTACCTCAATACTCAGCACCGCCTGCTCCATCTCCATATTCATCACCACCATACGCTGGACCATCTCCGTACCCACAAGGACAATACTCTCAGCCGCAATCGGCATACCCACCAGTTTCAGCTTATCCTCCTCAGCCGTCTGCGTATCCTCCTCCTCCCTCAACTGCGTATCCTCCCGCTCCTTCAGCTTACCCTCCAGGCCCTTCGGCGTACCCTCCAGGCCCTTCGGCGTTCCCTCCTCCTCCGCCATCCTCAGCAGCTTACCCTCCTCCTCCATACCCTCCTCAACCATCACCATATTACCCACAAG gtcCATATCCAGGACAATACCCTCCGCCTCCGTACTAA